The Pocillopora verrucosa isolate sample1 chromosome 9, ASM3666991v2, whole genome shotgun sequence genome includes the window CTAGAAACCGAGATGCAGGTATTTCATCGTCAAGCGATCAAGCCATCTCTTCTTTTAACTCTCTATAGGGTTAACTAGGAtaaatgtttgtgttttgtaGATCGGATAGCTTCTATAggtttattcttttttaattaaatgtgCTACCTCAAATATtgacaaaaattgttttatcaaatTGTGAACCTTTTGGCCACTCTCGAGTTATCGCCTGATTAACTAGCACGTTGGTATCAGTTAATGCAGAGCAAACAAACGAATTTACATTTCGCAACCCGTCAACCAAGTCACGACAATGAGCGTTTTCGATTGTTTTTCAATACTGTTGTGTCAGACGGACGAGATTGTAAAACGTACCGATACATaacaaagtttattattattcttgtgATTTGATGCCGGCATCAATACTTGAAGGCAAACAGTATAAATTAAGCTGATTTTTGATATGATAATTAGTtcgctttattttctttacttaattCTCGGATACATTTCTTCTGAAGACATCATCAGAAATTGGCGTCAATCACTTCTACCTGTAAGTATCGCTTAAAAAAGATAAGGGAAACGATCGAGTGAACGTGGTTCTGGCTAGTCTTTTGTGAAGGCCGTCGgacacttttttcattttgatcaatGATTGTTTAAATGCAAAGAAGCGAAAATAAGGACTTGTACATCCTCATCATTGCAGAGTAGACTGCACAAGTTTCAATTCACGATAGCGATTAAGCGTTATTTGTCATCACAGAAATATAGAAATAATTCTCTACAAAACAtcttttttgattttcagaCCTACAAGGCCAAGGGTTACTAACCCCTCTTCACACCTGCCGTTCTTAGAAACTTTTTAACCGACAAGTTTTCTGAGAGACCATCCCAGGCGTTCGTCCTTTTTGACGAAATTAGAACAAGAAGTGTCCAAAAAGCATCCGAATTTTCACGGTTTGTATTACACCACATTGCAAcgatttttttggcaaatttgattctctttaaaaattcacgATGGCGTTTATTTCAGATGATGTCAGATTTTAGCAGCATTCAGAATTTACCTATTTCAACAGGCAGAAACTGTCAAAGACTACtcattttttataaaaatgttgTCAACAAGTTGAAAAAAGCGAAGGCCCAAGGATATGATAATTACCATTTCCCTCCGTGCACAGGTGGAATGCGCCTTAATTGTTCGGTAACGACACTATGCAATCTGCCTGAAACAGCGATTTCCCACGACGATTTTCCCATGTCTTAATATGCAATGGTAAACGGTTTTGAAAAAGAATAATAGCATATTCCACAATGGTGATCTGAACATCAGAATCACTGATTCTTTTTTGtatcattattaattttaatCTTTGGCAACGTCTGAGGGTACAAAAATGCTATCATTTCATGTCCTATCCTGATAGTTGGTCTTGAATACTATCGAGAGAAGACTTATACCTTACACGAAATTAGTTACCAAATGAAGTAAATTAAAGAgggaaaagattttcaatcgcaacTAAAATAAGTAAATGTAGGGCGCCAGGTCAGGACAGTCAGGGAGAcctattatcattattcttTGACAACGTCTGAGAGTACAAAAAAAGCTATCATTTCCTATCCTATCCTGGTAGTTGGTTTTGAATACTATCAAGAGAAGACTTaaattttacatgaaattaGTTActaaatgaaggaaataaaggagtgacaagaatttcaaacaaatctaAAGTTTGTTAATGTATGGCGCCGGCTAAGGAGTCTGACCCTTTACCAAGGGCTGGACTATCCGTCGGGAAACCTAATCGGCTATCACTTGACAATATAACTCGGTTACTTCcaggctgttttttttcttcatttgaacaacctgcattttgtaaatcatttgaaattaatgaGGGTGCTTCCAATTTGCATGAAAAtgacttttaaaacaaattgtgCCTATAGGGCGTCAAAGTGAAAGTGAGAGTGATGTTTCAATTAGCTGCTACCGTTTTTGATCAGTGCTTCTATGAAGCTTGATGCTGAATTTATCACTTGATTAAAGCTGTTCGGCCTCAGGAAAACAATTACAACGCATGAAAGGAGTAACTGTCGACCACAAACAAACAGTTCAGGTCGGTGAATCTTAACTATTTGATTTGAGACTTTTCCAATTTAAATCGTTTTCGAAGTTGCACGACATGATATTCTGATAAAACTTGATCATTCCCTAAAACACTGGCATAAGCATTATTCACaaacttcctttctttttgcAATACGCAAATGGAGTTTTCTctaataaaaagtatttctggGTCTGCTCCCAACAAAATATAAATGTCGACgtaaattttcaataaatttgGAGACCTCCTATCGTTGGATAAAACTCACAgggtaaaaataaaagttgataAGCATTGCAAGAGAACAAGACGGTACCACAGCCTTGAGTCACCGTGCTGCAGCAAAGATAAGATATTTACATTAAAACAAACGAAATCGTGTAAGAGAAATGTGTGTAAAACTAATTTAACTAATATATGTTAATGCATATCACAGGCAGGGAgcagaaatgtttttcaagcTAGAATATTCACTGTTCTTGGTTATTCTTTGGCGAATAAGCTGTTTATACAATATCTTTCGCATCAATTATGAAAGCATGTGTTTTCAAGTCATCATCTCAGCTGTTGTGCCCAGTTGTTGAACCAAGTCGGTGATCCTCTTCTAAAAGCTGTTAATTACTTCTGCCCATAGAAAAAGATGTTATAAGTAGGTAAAAATTTGCTTAAAATCTCGTTTAGGGTAGAAACAACATCAAATCTAGTGTAGAATCATGCAAATATAAATGAAAAGGCCACTGAAATTCGATTTTTCGCCAAGGAACCAGGACTGTGTTGAATCTCAAAACTACTCAAGTTTACTTGAGCAAagtcattcatttttcaatgtTATAAAGTTCTGAATAGTCGTCAGCCAAAGAAGTGGTCTTCGAGAGAATCGTAAGAACTATTGATGAGCAAAGTTGAATATATGTCGCCAGGGGCACGTACACGTCGTCACCAAACCTCTTTTTAACACTGTCGACTAAGCTACATTACAGACACTGTCAAGTAATTTTTATGCATTTTCTTGgtatgaaaactttttaaagttgGGTTTGTGATTACTTGCTTCTCCAGCAGGTCATGTTACAGATTTGACAGCCTCTCAAAATGTCTGACGTTGCCGTGACAATCATTCTCACCTTACTCATCATCGCGGACATCACTGGTAACtttctggtttgttttgtcATAAAGACAAACCAAGATATGAGGTGCGTTGAGCCTGTTCGAAAATAGTTTAAAAATCCTGCAGTTATATCATGCTatctttttaattcctttgtttgttttgttttgttgtcacAGAACTCCCATCAATTACCTGCTTGTAAACCTGGCCATATCAGACATTACGTTCGCAGTATTTGTGGCACCAaaccatattttgaaaaaactctTCATCCATCCAGACGGAGCAATTGGTTCAAATATCTGCAAATTTCTAACGAGTGGAAACATGGCCTGGGTGGGTGCAGCTTCATCGTCTGTGACCTTGGTTGTAATAGCAGTTGAACGTTATTACACTGTAATGTGTCCTATAAGTAACACAAGAAAACTAAACAAGCGTACAGTAAAGGTAAGGAAGCATGAAACTGCAGTTTATTATCTCCTTCGTTCTCCTTAAAGTCATTGAATTACTTGcttcaagaaatatttcagctaaaaaccCTCAGTTTACAATGCTAAACTGtattattacagttttttttcgttgcttaTCACGCATTTCAGATAATCATTTGTGGATGTTGGATCTTTGCACTGGCTTTAAATTCGCCAATGATCTCAGTGACGACATTCGATGACGAAAGTAGCGACTGCAAGTGGGATTGGCCTGAACAGTGGATGGGTGCGGCAAATGAGACCACGTGGCTTGTACTGTTGGCCTGTATTCCTTTAACGATAATGACAGGATTATACTCAAGAGTTGTGTACAGTTTATGGTTTAAACGAAATGATGACCAGGAACTCGCCTATCGTCAGAAGGTAAGAACCAGACCAACATGACCATTCAGGGAATTGCAAGAGATCAGCTAGTACACTCCATTTGGGATACTGTACGGAAGATCACCGAGAGTCGcggtaaaaaaaatgaaaatatgcaCTTCAACGAAAATTGATCTAAATCTGGCAGGAGCTCGAGTTCCTATGCGATTAAGCATTTGAGAGAAATAATGCCTTTCACGTTCAGCGTCAACATTAACTCTGCACACTCTATCACGTTGAAATTTCTAAATAATTCAGGTAAGAAACTTTTGTAGGAAGATCGACCACTggatttgtaatttgttttcttctaatTTCTAGGGGGTCCTTAAGGTTAGGAAACGAGTCACTTTGAGTGTGATCACTGTCAGTGCCATATTTGGAATCTGTTGGTTTACTGGCCTTCTTATTTACGTCCTGAGTTACTACGACATCTACATGTTTGGGGACGCTTCTTACGCCATTTCAGACACTCTGTTCATGTTTAATTCAGCAGTAAATCCTCTTGTTTATTCTCTGCTGAATGAGCGTTTCAAGAGGAAGATCAAGACCATGTTTTGCAGTAAATGTACATCCAGGGTTCATACCTCGAGTGAAAGTGCAAGTATAGAACTACCTAACAACCCGTCCCGTACCAACAACACTGCCGCTGGATATATCGATTAAACGTTTTAATGACGTGTAGATATAAAGTAATATATTAAGGCGCATGCTTGACAATTATCATGAACGGAAAGTGCTAAGGTTATCACAAAATTATGGTTCCCTTGATGTAGATTTAACCGAATTTTGGAACAGAACATTTTCACTATCTTTATTGCATTTTTATAGTAGATTTATACCTACTCTACCCATTCAGAACATTATGTACTTGCAAGAGAGAATAAGAGGTTTCAAGTAAATTTCACTTGATACTTGATAAGTACATTGACGCAGATGGCCATCTTGTAGTCTCTTCGAAACGttaaaaatgttgaatttaaCCTTAGAAGAGtcagttattttttaacaattgaagatcgataaaaaaagaaagtggtttTGTTGGTTTGCAGATTTTGGGGGTCGGTTGCAATTTTTGTCCTTCATTCCAGACCTTGAATGATCAGTTGAATCGGGAATTCCAAGGGAGATTCGTATAGGGTTGTTTTGTGTAAGTAGAGATTCATAGACTTACCAACTCCTTCTCCCTCAAAAGGAGTTCACTAGCCTGTGTGACTTTCTATCATGTCTGTTCACATTGCCGCCGGTGACAACGATATTAACCCTCCTCATCGTTGTGGACATCATCGGTAACTCTCTTGTTTGTATCATCATAACAAGGAATTCTGAAATGAGGTATGTCCAGCTTTTATTAGCAACTTCAGACAATTTATAATAAAAAGTCAACAAACCTTTGGTCATAAACTAATTTATAACCAAAATTACATTGAAGACAGACTCGCTTTCCATTTTGTGAAGGTTGTTCTGGCATTTCTCTTGATTTCATAAACATCTCTGGGAATTTTCTTATTGGCTAGTACTACAGCAGGTAAAAGA containing:
- the LOC131784689 gene encoding QRFP-like peptide receptor isoform X1: MSDVAVTIILTLLIIADITGNFLVCFVIKTNQDMRTPINYLLVNLAISDITFAVFVAPNHILKKLFIHPDGAIGSNICKFLTSGNMAWVGAASSSVTLVVIAVERYYTVMCPISNTRKLNKRTVKIIICGCWIFALALNSPMISVTTFDDESSDCKWDWPEQWMGAANETTWLVLLACIPLTIMTGLYSRVVYSLWFKRNDDQELAYRQKGVLKVRKRVTLSVITVSAIFGICWFTGLLIYVLSYYDIYMFGDASYAISDTLFMFNSAVNPLVYSLLNERFKRKIKTMFCSKCTSRVHTSSESASIELPNNPSRTNNTAAGYID
- the LOC131784689 gene encoding pyroglutamylated RF-amide peptide receptor-like isoform X2, whose translation is MSDVAVTIILTLLIIADITGNFLVCFVIKTNQDMRTPINYLLVNLAISDITFAVFVAPNHILKKLFIHPDGAIGSNICKFLTSGNMAWIIICGCWIFALALNSPMISVTTFDDESSDCKWDWPEQWMGAANETTWLVLLACIPLTIMTGLYSRVVYSLWFKRNDDQELAYRQKGVLKVRKRVTLSVITVSAIFGICWFTGLLIYVLSYYDIYMFGDASYAISDTLFMFNSAVNPLVYSLLNERFKRKIKTMFCSKCTSRVHTSSESASIELPNNPSRTNNTAAGYID